A single Drosophila miranda strain MSH22 chromosome XR, D.miranda_PacBio2.1, whole genome shotgun sequence DNA region contains:
- the LOC108151790 gene encoding claspin: MSETVAETATAAENDEQEDYSMEKLQVEEEDEKNVSAEDLLGGKSLMMSDSENEEISDAKDQKVASKSRRQRFLDSDDEEDGKSVQEKVFREVDQAEAQISPISRRQRLPDSDDENEGEPDKAEEQISPKSSRHRFADINEEDEEYMAPKAKQKISAIIDTDSEGEQQGPKEEDKPKKKNKREKKKKQRMDTDSDSESHSHDESQKEQSGEKTSPAKNKLKGLVDSESEPEPSNGEESGGEQENATEVHAEAPKKAKAVRASAKKALDTMQAIQSEQQRLHREAHISVPYHQPKPRTLKEFLSRRTINTPLATAMAGGSPMPSKQPRKSMGLRMNREELEAYAKLMDDRAKEATEFFKSESEPDDEDGSDDNEASVEMKDNPGVMDEAADILDEVEKQSEEIKIILKALAMEEEKVEEPIASTSAAAALRFAEMRECLPEPGVGLSTKDCLVTEVIELPRLDLSTINTTPPSKPATPRISEAIRRLKIEKSTDVSPSLKGDATMLIDLETGDMFAKKSTGVDDLLQRLMKTREAKKHKTTETVNILSTAHGKLEMSKVNIHLHEEEPVNKDATPGSAYVKMQEQLKSRITQKRMEDLRKKQAEEKERAAEDDEEEGMDVDEDEEYEPDEKPCPSEVAINEDEEILEEGEETALDEADAEEDVQLDAEVEDVTPESENSSESEEESEPEEENPAGKKRNRIIRAFQDDDNSDEDDLDLLQTPKPPSNATPMTATQLQLSAHKLFDAETRRTASDEENELLDLCSGQFPQSQMGSSAAPSTDTALISQIPMTQFGMASSQAPEELESLCSGTFATQQPTQQTEQPKEDSQPVQVANKIVSSDEETKEEPLETEKPRNKKLTKKKPKKRALGFSDDEESDAEDCDEEEVEPLGSDSEPVEEIPETFVDYDSEENEIVVEMTKKDRKLRASNFMEKEAELSESEWGSADEDEKNMDTYDIELGDEDEFDREKLRSELGQIHARKMLDQDIREVRQIKEMLFEDEEGAVRQRQFRWKNVDSGFSLEDQQRTENGEANEGSGDEENEHMWRKIRYEREQLLLENGLKAEGATPLSPAVANNTSNSGNSIRRLNIITAKKTTVEMKKSSPFLISKTVTGRQQKGTVRGSFLVRDNETLTKLAGFTKGGAGDVDGTAGTVSVKTARAKNFVFATLTEEEHENQKRKAADLLNSSSETGVNFMKKPRLEPRREKCLIDQLL, translated from the exons ATGAGCGAAACGGTTGCCGAAACAGCAACGGCTGCAGAAAATGACGAGCAAGAAGACTACTCAATGGAAAAGCTGCAAGTGGAGGAGGAAGACGAGAAAAACGTTTCCGCTGAAGATTTGTTGGGTGGCAAGAGTCTGATGATGTCGGACAGCGAAAATGAAGAGATTTCCGATGCAAAGGACCAGAAAGTGGCGTCCAAGAGCAGGAGGCAGCGATTTCTGGACAGCGATGATGAGGAAGATGGAAAGTCAGTGCAGGAGAAGGTGTTTAGAGAGGTGGACCAGGCAGAGGCACAGATATCCCCCATATCCAGAAGACAGCGTCTCCCAGACAGTGATGACGAAAACGAAGGGGAACCCGATAAGGCAGAAGAGCAGATCTCGCCGAAGTCCAGTAGGCATCGCTTTGCAGACATTAATGAAGAAGATGAGGAGTATATGGCCCCCAAAGCCAAGCAGAAGATATCTGCCATCATCGACACGGACAGTGAGGGAGAGCAGCAGGGGCCCAAGGAAGAGGACaagccaaagaaaaagaacaagcgggaaaagaaaaagaaacaaCGAATGGACaccgacagcgacagcgaaagCCACAGCCATGACGAATCCCAGAAAGAGCAAAGCGGTGAGAAAACTAGTCCCGCAAAGAACAAACTCAAAGGTCTAGTAGACTCTGAATCTGAGCCGGAGCCAAGCAACGGAGAGGAGTCCGGCGGAGAGCAAGAGAATGCCACTGAAGTTCACGCCGAGGCACCTAAGAAAGCCAAGGCCGTGCGG GCATCGGCTAAAAAAGCGCTGGACACTATGCAGGCCATTCAGAGCGAGCAACAGCGGTTGCATCGCGAGGCGCACATCAGTGTGCCCTACCACCAGCCCAAACCGCGTACCCTGAAGGAATTTCTTAGCCGCCGCACTATCAATACACCTCTGGCCACGGCCATGGCCGGGGGGAGTCCCATGCCCAGCAAACAGCCAAGGAAATCGATGGGCCTGCGTATGAACAGAGAGGAACTGGAGGCATATGC AAAACTAATGGACGATCGCGCCAAGGAGGCCACTGAGTTTTTCAAGTCCGAATCGGAACCCGATGATGAGGATGGTTCGGACGACAATGAAGCGTCTGTGGAGATGAAAGATAATCCTGGTGTAATGGATGAAGCGGCAGACATCTTAGACGAAGTGGAGAAGCAGTCAgaagaaataaaaataatattgaaAGCCCTTGCTatggaggaggagaaggtggAAGAGCCAATAGCATCTACTTCTGCTGCAGCTGCCCTTAGGTTCGCGGAGATGCGCGAATGTCTACCAGAACCAGGGGTGGGATTATCCACCAAAGACTGCCTCGTCACGGAAGTTATTGAGCTGCCCAGATTGGATTTGAGTACTATTAATACCACGCCGCCTTCTAAGCCCGCTACTCCCCGGATAAGTGAGGCCATTCGACGGCTGAAGATCGAGAAAAGCACGGATGTCAGTCCCTCGTTGAAAGGAGATGCCACAATGCTGATTGATCTGGAAACGGGCGACATGTTTGCCAAAAAATCAACCGGAGTTGACGATTTGCTACAACGTCTGATGAAAACACGAGAGGCCAAGAAGCACAAGACCACGGAGACTGTCAA CATCCTGTCTACGGCGCATGGGAAACTGGAGATGTCCAAGGTGAACATTCACTTGCATGAGGAGGAGCCTGTTAACAAGGATGCCACGCCTGGATCGGCCTATGTGAAAATGCAAGAGCAGCTCAAGTCACGTATCACGCAGAAGCGCATGGAAGATCTGCGCAAAAAGCAGGCAGAGGAAAAGGAAAGGGCAGCAGAAGACGACGAAGAGGAAGGCATGGAtgtggatgaggatgaggagtACGAGCCGGATGAAAAGCCTTGCCCCTCTGAAGTGGCCATCAATGAGGACGAGGAGATACTAGAAGAAGGCGAGGAAACAGCATTGGATGAAGCTGATGCTGAAGAGGATGTTCAATTAGATGCTGAAGTTGAAGATGTTACACCTGAATCGGAAAACAGCAGTGAAAGTGAGGAAGAAAGTGAGCCAGAGGAGGAGAATCCAGCTGGAAAGAAGAGGAATCGAATCATCAGAGCCTTCCAGGATGATGACAATTCTGATGAGGACGACTTGGATCTTCTGCAGACTCCAAAGCCGCCCAGCAATGCCACACCCATGACGGCCACTCAGCTTCAACTGTCCGCCCACAAACTTTTCGATGCGGAGACCCGGCGCACTGCCAGCGATGAGGAGAATGAACTGCTCGACCTGTGCTCTGGCCAATTCCCGCAATCCCAAATGGGCTCATCAGCAGCTCCCTCCACGGACACGGCGCTGATTAGTCAGATTCCCATGACACAATTTGGAATGGCAAGCAGCCAAGCCCCCGAAGAACTGGAGTCCCTCTGTTCAGGCACCTTTGCAACACAGCAGCCCACGCAGCAGACAGAACAGCCTAAAGAAGACTCCCAGCCGGTGCAGGTAGCCAACAAAATTGTGTCCAGTGATGAGGAGACAAAGGAGGAACCCCTTGAGACAGAGAAGCCGCGCAACAAGAAACTCACCAAGAAAAAGCCAAAGAAGAGAGCTTTGGGCTTCTCCGATGACGAAGAGAGCGATGCCGAGGActgcgacgaggaggaggtggagccGCTGGGAAGCGATTCAGAACCAGTGGAGGAGATACCCGAAACCTTTGTCGACTATGACTCCGAGGAGAATGAAATCGTTGTAGAAATGACAAAAAAAGATCGCAAGCTGCGAGCATCAAACTTTATGGAAAAGGAGGCGGAATTATCCGAGTCTGAGTGGGGCTCCGCCGACGAAGACGAGAAGAACATGGATACCTATGACATAGAACTGGGCGATGAAGATGAGTTCGATCGGGAAAAGCTACGCAGCGAACTCGGACAAATCCATGC ACGCAAAATGCTCGACCAGGATATACGGGAGGTGCGTCAAATCAAAGAAATGCTTTTCGAGGACGAAGAGGGAGCCGTACGACAACGCCAGTTTCGCTGGAAAAATGTCGATAGTGGTTTCAGTCTAGAGGATCAGCAGCGCACTGAGAACGGTGAGGCCAACGAGGGCAGTGGCGATGAGGAGAACGAGCATATGTGGCGCAAGATTCGCTATGAACGCGAGCAGCTCCTACTGGAGAATGGACTGAAAGCG GAGGGTGCCACCCCCCTATCTCCAGCCGTGGCGAACAACACCAGCAATTCCGGAAACTCTATTCGTAGGCTGAACATTATCACAGCCAAGAAGACGACGGTGGAGATGAAGAAGAGCTCCCCGTTCCTGATCTCAAAGACTGTGACTGGAAGGCAGCAGAAGGGCACGGTACGTGGTTCCTTCCTCGTGCGGGACAACGAAACACTCACCAAACTGGCTGGATTTACCAAGGGAGGTGCTGGCGATGTGGACGGAACAGCGGGAACTGTTTCCGTGAAGACGGCCAGGGCCAAAAACTTTGTGTTTGCCACGCTAACAGAGGAGGAACACGAG AATCAAAAACGCAAAGCGGCGGATTTACTCAACAGCAGCAGTGAAACGGGAGTTAATTTCATGAAGAAACCGCGCCTGGAGCCACGTCGGGAGAAGTGCCTTATTGATCAACTTCTTTAG